The following nucleotide sequence is from Micromonospora sp. WMMD1120.
ACCAGTCGCACCTTGCTGTCCAGCAGCTCGGGCATGGCGCGACCGGCCAGCAACCGGGGCGCGAAGTACCGCACCTGGCGCAGCGCGGCGGCGTGGAAGGTCCGCGCCTGGACACCCTGCGCCCCGAGCAGGGCGAGACGGTGTCGCATCTCGGCGGCGGCGCGGGCGGTGAAGGTGACGGCGAGCACGTGCCGCGGGGAGATCTCGCCGGAGAGCGCCCGGTGGGCGATTCGGGAGGTGACCGCCCGGGTCTTGCCGGTGCCGGCGCCGGCCAGGATGCAGACTGGGCCGGCGGGTGCGGTCACCGCGGCGCGCTGCTCCGGGTCCAGCCCGGCGAGCACCTGTTCCGACGCTGAGTGAACCACCACAACCAGGAATCATCTCAGCTCCCCCCGGCGTTGCAGCGAACAGGCTCGGCTTGATCGGCAAGTCGCGGCCGGAGGAGTTGGAGGATCCGCTGATGCTGACGATGTATTCCACCCCCTGGTGCGGCTACTGCCACCGGCTCAAGTCGCAGCTCGACCGGGAGGGCATCGGGTACGAGGTGGTCGACATCGAGCAGGACCCGGAGGCCGCGGAGTTCGTGATGAGCGTCAACGGCGGTAACCAGACGGTGCCGACGCTGCGCTTCACGGACGGCAGCGCCCTGACGAACCCCTCGATCACCCAGGTCAAGCAGCACCTGGCGGCGCTCAGCGCCTGACCCGGCTCAGTCCCG
It contains:
- a CDS encoding mycoredoxin; amino-acid sequence: MLTMYSTPWCGYCHRLKSQLDREGIGYEVVDIEQDPEAAEFVMSVNGGNQTVPTLRFTDGSALTNPSITQVKQHLAALSA